A stretch of the Bacillus sp. B-jedd genome encodes the following:
- a CDS encoding Crp/Fnr family transcriptional regulator, whose protein sequence is MQSLAGTPAKLTELLKHTHHIQKVEKGHFLFQEGSPSREIYVLLSGLIQVSKIIPDGRELTLRICSEGDLIGELNIFCATPRNLLSAKVVESGEVAVIMKDELEAKLAHDSELALEFMKWMSQHYRKTQTKFRDLVLHGKKGALYSTLIRMANSYGVKTGEGIMIDLLLTNQEVANFCGTSREVVNRLLSDLRKKGIISIDKGIITIHQLAYLKSEIDCENCPKEICNID, encoded by the coding sequence ATGCAATCCTTAGCAGGAACACCGGCAAAATTAACAGAGTTATTAAAGCATACCCATCATATTCAAAAGGTGGAAAAAGGACATTTTCTTTTTCAGGAAGGATCCCCCTCCCGGGAAATTTATGTCTTGTTAAGTGGTTTAATACAGGTAAGCAAAATCATCCCGGATGGCAGGGAATTGACCTTAAGGATATGCTCCGAAGGTGATTTAATCGGTGAGTTGAATATTTTTTGCGCAACTCCTCGGAATTTGTTGAGCGCAAAGGTTGTTGAAAGCGGTGAAGTCGCTGTTATCATGAAAGACGAGCTTGAAGCGAAGCTTGCCCATGACAGCGAATTGGCATTGGAATTTATGAAATGGATGAGCCAGCATTACAGGAAGACCCAAACGAAGTTCCGGGACCTTGTGCTCCATGGAAAAAAAGGAGCTCTTTACTCAACCTTGATCAGGATGGCGAATAGTTATGGCGTCAAAACGGGTGAAGGCATCATGATCGATCTTCTACTGACAAACCAGGAGGTCGCGAATTTTTGCGGTACATCCAGGGAGGTTGTCAACCGGCTGCTCAGTGATTTAAGGAAGAAAGGGATTATCTCCATTGATAAAGGGATTATTACCATTCACCAGCTTGCCTATTTAAAAAGTGAAATTGACTGCGAAAACTGCCCGAAAGAAATATGCAATATTGATTAA
- a CDS encoding YjzC family protein, which produces MGQNHQFKPGQKAPNNGTYIEIGDTGSPVMNPQKLYLKKGQRFPEASNHERLWAYTRKP; this is translated from the coding sequence ATGGGACAGAATCATCAGTTCAAACCAGGCCAGAAAGCACCGAATAACGGCACGTATATCGAAATAGGGGACACTGGAAGCCCAGTGATGAATCCGCAAAAACTGTACTTGAAGAAGGGGCAGCGCTTTCCTGAGGCCTCCAACCATGAACGGCTATGGGCTTATACGAGAAAGCCGTGA